The following nucleotide sequence is from Neokomagataea tanensis.
CAGGAAGCATCCAGCAGCAAAATTTATCCGCCCCCGGTTCTGCACCATCTGTAACACCATCCGCTACAGCCCCAGCAACGACTGGCGCGACCACATCCAGCCTGTCTGCGCCAGCAGGCAATCAGGCTGTTAAATCTGCACAAACTACTGTGCAATCAACGACAAGCGCCGTGCCTGATGCCATTTTCCCGACGGGACAAAGCGCAGCGGCAGCCGCCACAAAATCACCGCAGCCAAATGTTCTCAAACTTCCATCGGCAGAAACGACACAGTCCTCGGAATAGCCTCCGCTCTCGCTTTCGTGAACTGCATTTCACTGGCGATATGTTGCTGGACATGGTTTAGGGTCAGGACGGCCACTCAGGTCATTGCATAATCATATCATTCTATCACATGGCCTGTGCGGAGCACGACATGGTCAAATCTGACCCTACCTCGCCCTCAAAAACAACTTTAGCTCTGCCGCGACGCAGCGTGACCAATGCTTTGTTGGGTAGCACAGCTTTTTGGCTTACTCGCACCAGCACAGCCGTAGCGCGCGGCTTAGCCGATGAGGCTGCTCTCGCACCATATAAGCCCGTTTTCTTCACTGCGGACGAATACGCTTTTCTACTCGCGGCTACCGAACGGCTTTTCCCGAAAGACCATAACGGGCCAGGAGCTCTCGAGTTGGGGGTGGCAGAATTTATTGATCGTCAGATGCAGACACCCTATGGCGAAGGCGACAACTGGTACATGAGTGGGCCCTTTAAACAGGGACCTGCAAATCTCGGCTACCAGTTACCACTCGTACCTCGCGCCTTATACCGCCAAGGCATTGCCGCTCTGGACACGTATGTGCGCCAGCAATACGGCTCATCGTTCGTTACGTTACCATCTGCCAAACAAGATATCGTCTTGACGGCGCTCGAGGGCGGCTCCCTTCAACTTCAGGCCATACCGGGCCGGGCTTTCTTTGAACAACTCCGGACCAACACGCTTGAGGGCGCCTTCGCTGATCCTCTTTACGGCGGAAATCGTGGCTTGGGAGGCTGGCTCATGCTTGGCTTCCCCGGCGCACGCGCTGACTTCATGGATTGGGTTAATCAGGATGGCGCAGCCTACCCTTTCCCCCCTGTCTCCATTTCTGGCCAAACCGCGTAAAAAGTAATTTGATTATGAGCACAAAACACGCAGACGCTATCATTGTAGGTGCTGGCTGGGCTGGCAGCATCATGGCAAAAGAACTGACAGAAGCGGGCCTGTCCGTCATCATATTAGAGCGCGGCAAAGAGCACACTACTGCCGTAGAAGGTGCCTATCCTGAGTCTATTGATGAATTGCGCGGTGCCGTACGCAAACGCCTGTTTCAAAATCTAGCAAAAACAACCGTAACCATCCGTAATACCATTGACCAAACAGCACTCCCTTACCGGCAGCTCGCGGCTTTCTTACCGGGTGAAGGCGTAGGCGGTGCGGGACTACACTGGTCTGGTGTGCATTTCCGTGCTGACCCAAATGATTTGCGCCTGCGCAGTGCTGTAGAAGAACGCTACGGGAAGAACTTCATTCCCAAAGATATGAACCTTCAAGATTACGGCGTGACCTACGCCGAACTTGAGCCTTTCTTCGACAAAGCTGAGAAAGTTTTTGGCACGTCAGGCACAGCCTATACGGTTAATGGAAAAGTTGTCGGTAACGGGAATATTTTCGCGCCCGACCGCTCAAGTGACTTCCCGCTCCCCGCTATGAAAGACACTTTCACCGCGGCAACCTTCCGTCAAGCGGCGCAAGATGCGGGGTACCACCCTTATTCGCTCCCCGCAGCCAATGCTTCCAAACCCTATACCAACCCTTATGGTTGCCAGATGGGGCCGTGCAATTTCTGCGGATATTGCAGCGGATATGACTGCTACCTGTACTCTAAAGCGTCTCCGAACGTGAACATTCTGCCAGCATTACGGCAAGACCCACGCTTCAAACTCATCACAAATGCCCATGTACTGCGCGTAGACTTAGACAACACCAAGACAAAAGCGACAGGCGTTACTTATCTGGAAACGACGACTGAGAAGGAAGTCTCTCTCAAAGCTGACCTCGTCATCCTCAGTGCGTTCCAGTTCCACAATGTGCATCTAATGCTGCTCTCTGGGATCGGCAAACCTTATGATCCCGTTAAAAATACGGGTACTATTGGACGCAATTTTGTGTACCAGACAATCACAACATCCCGCGTTTGGTTGCCTGAGAACACCCATACCAATCAGTTCATTGGTGCAGGCGGCGTTGGCGTTGCCATTGACGATTTTAACAGCCTAAATTTTGATCACGGGCCGTTAGGCTTCGTGGGCGGATCACCGGTCTGGGTCAACCAGGCTGGCACCAAGCCCATTACCTCTGCCGTTGGTACTGGTGGCCACG
It contains:
- a CDS encoding gluconate 2-dehydrogenase subunit 3 family protein; its protein translation is MVKSDPTSPSKTTLALPRRSVTNALLGSTAFWLTRTSTAVARGLADEAALAPYKPVFFTADEYAFLLAATERLFPKDHNGPGALELGVAEFIDRQMQTPYGEGDNWYMSGPFKQGPANLGYQLPLVPRALYRQGIAALDTYVRQQYGSSFVTLPSAKQDIVLTALEGGSLQLQAIPGRAFFEQLRTNTLEGAFADPLYGGNRGLGGWLMLGFPGARADFMDWVNQDGAAYPFPPVSISGQTA
- a CDS encoding GMC family oxidoreductase produces the protein MSTKHADAIIVGAGWAGSIMAKELTEAGLSVIILERGKEHTTAVEGAYPESIDELRGAVRKRLFQNLAKTTVTIRNTIDQTALPYRQLAAFLPGEGVGGAGLHWSGVHFRADPNDLRLRSAVEERYGKNFIPKDMNLQDYGVTYAELEPFFDKAEKVFGTSGTAYTVNGKVVGNGNIFAPDRSSDFPLPAMKDTFTAATFRQAAQDAGYHPYSLPAANASKPYTNPYGCQMGPCNFCGYCSGYDCYLYSKASPNVNILPALRQDPRFKLITNAHVLRVDLDNTKTKATGVTYLETTTEKEVSLKADLVILSAFQFHNVHLMLLSGIGKPYDPVKNTGTIGRNFVYQTITTSRVWLPENTHTNQFIGAGGVGVAIDDFNSLNFDHGPLGFVGGSPVWVNQAGTKPITSAVGTGGHGTPRWGSGYKDALIDTYKHSIAIDAHGSNMAYRDIFLDLDPTWKDAYGQPLLRMTFTWKDNDVRMNQYVVSKIAPIARAMGATRSSLTHLEFGQPFDTRHYQTTHLGGGAIMGENPQTSALNRYLQSWDVSNVFVIGSNAFPQGMGYNPTGTVAALAYWSAHHIRTLYLKSPGPMVQV